The following are from one region of the Plasmodium gaboni strain SY75 chromosome 12, whole genome shotgun sequence genome:
- a CDS encoding putative 50S ribosomal protein L1, apicoplast encodes MTLKNGYRKIIKVLFIFIHIFHTTIESFVTNYICKINEAPHYNNVFYKNKNRTILKDKKYLVEKNKKNLINVQPSTVITPGNETNDAIIKKVKLKKKDKKIFKKYKDFLDILPKKTNEYTLMEAIEKIKTLAIHKFVESIDIYLSFNPKKSKMTKNDNIKTFITFPHNLKKKREKKVYVVTNSKLQKIASQSGADVVGEDDLINKIKEKEIRLEKKNNNFIICTNDCIHKLTKVGKEIGRKGLMPNEKCGTLVSEFLLPKHIKLFKFENTYIFKLNKLNTLNINIGDVYMSNDEIRENINHLFEHLENLEFFHFNFKHVKTLYLSSTMGFPFKIKKTSL; translated from the exons atgactttaaaaaatggatacagaaaaattataaaagttctttttatattcatacACATTTTTCATACTACTATTGAATCTTTTGTAACGAATTACatatgtaaaataaatgaagctcctcattataataatgttttttataaaaacaagAATAGGAcaattttaaaagataaaaagTACCTTgtggaaaaaaataaaaaaaatctGATTAACGTCCAACCGTCTACTGTTATCACACCTGGTAACGAAACAAACGATGCTATAATCAAAAAAgtaaaattaaaaaaaaaggataagaaaatatttaaaaaatataaggATTTCCTTGATATATTACCAAAAAAAACTAATGAGTATACATTAATGGAAGCaatagaaaaaattaaaaccTTAGCCATACATAAATTTGTTGAAAGTATagatatttatttatcCTTTAATCCGAAAAAATCGAAAATGActaaaaatgataatataaaaacgTTTATTACTTTTCCtcataatttaaaaaaaaagagagaaaaaaaagtatatgTGGTAACTAATTCGAAATTGCAAAAAATAGCTAGCCAGTCag GAGCTGATGTTGTTGGTGAAGATGACTtgataaataaaataaaagaaaaagaaattagACTAGagaaaaagaataataattttataatatgcACAAATGATTGTATACACAAATTGACAAAAGTAGGAAAAGAGATTGGAAGAAAAGGATTAATGCCTAATGAAAAATGTGGAACATTAGTTAGtgaatttttattaccgaaacatataaaattatttaaatttgaaaatacatatatatttaaattaaataaattaaatacattaaatataaatattggAGATGTTTATATGTCAAATGATGAAATAAGagaaaatattaatcaTCTATTTGAACATTTAGAAAATCTTgaattttttcattttaattttaaacACGTAAAAACTCTTTATTTAAGTAGTACTATGGGTTTCCcttttaaaataaagaaaacgtctttataa
- a CDS encoding syntaxin, Qa-SNARE family, giving the protein MSYKNYENNKVNSTSFIVDEERSDGNEKKIKDNILLIKKNMIYAEENLENLKNNLISKRIIEALHEEIQQIYVKVVETEHLFREWEIRFAENPFEKQKKKYIFEKLNIHFKNEVNKLENISINVKKAANELPNIENGEMNYNNNNMNGLLNNKKKGNHKFISSDDTIINNNFVLDLDKTYVNNDDFIESSTLYDYEFDQCSENDLLIENEIINDKYEGIKKIQGQVAQAQEVFKDLANLVFTQKENIEMLNNNLYDTKVNTFKSAKELKKTYDNVKQQRFSWFLAVVTLIIFIYFLYFKIFHFSLFS; this is encoded by the coding sequence atgtcatataagaattatgaaaataacAAGGTGAATAGTACGTCCTTTATTGTAGATGAAGAAAGATCAGATGGAAATGAGAAAAAGATAAAGGACAATATTTTACTTATAAAGAAGAATATGATATATGCAGAAGAGAATTTAgagaatttaaaaaataatttaatatcAAAGAGAATTATTGAAGCATTACATGAAGAAATACaacaaatatatgtaaaagTAGTAGAGACAGAACATTTATTTAGAGAGTGGGAAATACGTTTTGCTGAGAATCCATTtgaaaaacaaaagaagaaatatatatttgagaaattaaatattcattttaaaaatgaagtAAATAAATTAGAAAACATATCAATAAATGTCAAAAAGGCAGCTAATGAATTGCCAAATATAGAAAATGGTGaaatgaattataataataataatatgaatggcttattaaataataaaaaaaaaggaaatcataaatttatatcaaGTGATGATacaattataaataataattttgttcTAGATCTAGATAAAACATATgtaaataatgatgattTTATTGAATCATCTACTTTATATGATTATGAATTTGATCAATGTAGTGAAAACGATTTATTAatagaaaatgaaataattaatgataaatatgaaggcataaaaaaaatacaagGACAAGTTGCTCAAGCACAAGAAGTTTTTAAAGATCTAGCTAATCTTGTATTTAcacaaaaagaaaatattgaaatgttaaataataatctaTATGATACTAAAGtaaatacatttaaaagtgcaaaagaattaaaaaaaacttATGATAATGTAAAGCAACAAAGATTCTCATGGTTTCTAGCTGTTGTGACattgataatatttatttattttttatattttaaaatatttcacTTTTCTCTATTCTCATga